The Calothrix sp. PCC 7507 DNA segment ATTAATACGAAATAGGAATATGTTAGATGTCTAAATTATGTCTTACTATCTATCTGAAAACGAATAAATACTAGCCCCCCAAAGAACTCTCAGTTTCTATACTAAGTACAAATTTGCCCAAATTGCTCCTAAATTAAGTCTTGAGGCTTTTAAATTTCAGAATATTGAATCAGTATAGTTTTATATCTTGCTTAGAGGATGTTTGCAGGTTAATCACTAGCAAAATTTCCTGAATTAACAAATTGAACGTTTATGTGAAGTATTCATTCTCAAGTATGGACATAACTACTAACGAAAAATACTTGTCTGCTTTCGGGTGAAGGAACATCACCTGTGGAAGGGAACCTGCTTGTAGATTTGTCTCACCTTGCTTGATGGCTTCCCTCAGGACTCCTTCTACTTGAAAACCGACTGACTGATAAACGTATCTAGCTCGTTGGTTGTGTTCAAAGACATCCAACCAAAAACGATGAGCATTATACTCTTCAAAAACTTTTTTGATGATGATACGCAACGCGCACTTACCGTATCCTAGTCCTGGTTTAGCAATGACGATTCGAGTTAACTCAATACTGCGGTTTGGTGATGTGAGTCCAGACAAGATAGCATAGCCAACAGTTTCAGCTAAACTGTTTTCAATCATGAAGTAACGCTTTTCAGTAGAGTTCAGGTTTATGCTGTGTTGCTCCCGGCTCCAGCAGAGAATTAGGTCTTTGAACTCTGGTCTGTTTTCCTGAGTGAGAATGAAGTCAATATCGTTTGGGTTAGTCGTCCGTAGTTTGATCACATCTTATGCAGCAAGGGATACAATGTTTTAGCTGATGTGAGGGCGATGCCTCAATATACCTAATTTTAATAACTTGGAAAAATTTGTTCTGTTGCAATTAATTACGACAAGACTTAGCTTTCTGGAAGCTAGAATTGTTACTATAATTTCAGATTAGATATTGAAACCTTGATCCAGTCTGAAACCCTAGAACTACTAGAATGGCATCGCCTCTGCCAGCATCTTTCGACATTTGCTGCAACTAAGTTGGGGGCGATCGCATCGCGTCATCTGCAAATTCCGGACTCTCAAGCGGAAAGTATACAGTTGTTGGAGCAGACTAAAGAAGTCTACCAACTGGAAAATCGTCTCACCACAAGTTTATCGTTTGATGGGATTCAAGATATTGGCGATGCTCTGGAACGAGCGGAACTCCAAGGCATCTTGACTGGGGATGAATTGTTAGCGATCGCTACTACCCTCGCTGGTGCCAGAAATTTGCGCCGTGTCATTGACAACCAGCTAGACTGTCCGATTTTGACGGCGCTAGTTGCCGAGTTACGCACTTATCCGGAACTAGAGCAGGAAATTCACCGCTGTATAGATGAACGTGGCCAGGTAACTGATCGCGCCAGTCAAAAACTGGGAGAAATTCGGACAGACTTGCGGAGATTACGCAGTCAAATTACTCAAAAGTTACAAAATATCCTCCAGGCAAAATCTGGAGCAGTCCAAGAACAACTGATTACTCAACGGGGCGATCGCTTTGTCATCCCCGTGAAAGCACCCCAAAAAGACGCTATCCCCGGCATTGTTCACGATACTTCCACCAGCGGCGCCACGCTATATGTGGAACCGAATTCCATCGTGCCTATGGGGAACCAATTACGCCAAGTAATCAGAAAAGAACAAGCGGAAGAAGAAGCGATTCGCCGTGCTTTAACTGAGCAAGTAGCCGCAGTCAAACCCGATTTGGAAAGGCTATTAGCAATTGTCACCACTCTGGATCTGGCAACCGCTAGAGCTAGATACAGTTTCTGGCTGGGTGCAAATCCCCCAAGATTTATTCACCGCCAAGACCAAGAAATTATCACCTTGCGCCATCTGCGACATCCATTGTTAGTGTGGCAGCAGCAGCATGAACAAGGTCAACCAGTAGTACCTGTAGATTTGCTCATCAGTCCACATATTCGGGTAGTAACGATTACTGGTCCGAATACTGGGGGAAAAACAGTGACGTTGAAAACCCTAGGATTGGCAGCATTGATGGCGAAAGTGGGTTTGTTTATACCTGCCCGTGAACCAGTAGAAATCCCCTGGTTTGACCAAGTATTGGCAGATATTGGCGATGAACAATCACTACAGCAAAGTTTATCTACATTCTCTGGTCATATTCGCCGCATCAGCCGGATTTTAAATGCATTAGGGCATGGCGAAGAAGCAGCCCTTCGACTTCGCTCAGGACAAGGGAGCAGGGAGCAGGGAGCAGGGGAGCAAAATTTAGAACTCAGGACTCCTGACTCAGTACTCAGCACTCAGCACTCAGCACTGGTTTTACTCGATGAAGTCGGTGCAGGTACTGATCCAGTAGAGGGTAGTGCTTTAGCGATCGCCTTGCTACAATACCTCGCAGATCACGCCCAATTAGCGATCGCCACCACTCACTTTGGTGAACTCAAAGCACTGAAATATGAAGATGAGCGGTTTGAAAATGCCTCTGTAGAATTTGATGAAACCACTCTGTCGCCAACTTATCGACTGCTGTGGGGCATTCCCGGACGTTCCAACGCCTTAACGATCGCCCTCCGTTTGGGTTTGAAACCAGAAGTCATCGAACACGCGAAAACCCAAGTCGGAGAAGCCACAGACGAAGTCAATCAAGTAATTGCTGGGCTGGAAGCGCAACGCCGTCGCCAAGAAACCAAAGCCACCGAAGCCCAAAATGTGTTGCAGCAAGCAGAACGTTTATATAAAGAGGTGTCTGCTAAAGCCGAAGCTTTACAAGAGCGAGAAAAAGCCTTACGGGCTTCCCAAGAAGTTGCAGTGCAACAAGCGATCGCCCAAGCCAAAACGGAAATTGCCCAAGTAATTCGCCGCTTGCAGCAAGGGACACCAACAGCCCAAGACGCCCAGCAAGCCACCAATGCGTTAAACCAAATTGCCCAGCAATATCAGCCAGCACCGCCACCCAAACCCAAAGCTGGATTTATGCCCAAAGTAGGCGATCGCATCCGCATTTCTAAGTTCGGGCAAACAGCCGAAGTATTAACAGCACCCGATGAAGATGGTGAATTCAGCGTCCGCTTTGGCATCATGAAAATGACTGTGACACTAGAAGACATCGAATCTCTAGACGGTCAAAAAGCCGAACCAGTCGTCAAGCAAAAACCAGCACCAGCACCAGTTCCTCAACCAGCACAACCAGCCCTAGCAATTCGGACTTCCAAAAATACAATAGATTTGCGCGGAAAGCGGGTAGCTGATGCTGAATTCATGTTAGACAAAGCCATCTCAGAAGCCTCAGGCCCAGTATGGATTATTCACGGACATGGTACTGGTAAACTGCGACAAGGTGTTCACACCTATTTGCAACAGCACCCCAGAGTCAACAACTACGAAGCCGCAGCCCAAGTAGACGGCGGTAGTGGCGTTACCGTCGCTTATGTTCAAGATTAGTCATTTGTTATTGGTCATTTGTCATTTGTGAAGAGTCAAGGGTCAAGGATCAAAAGTTATTCCTCCAGTCCCCAATCCCCAATCCCCGTTAGTCAAATTGCTACTTTGTGTAAAATTGCTTTTCATTTAAAGTTAAACAAAGACACCAGCTGCTTACCACAGCGATGAAAACTAGCTGAAACTTCCGACGAATTAGCTACGGGAAACTAACCTAAATGCTTGAGAGTCTGTTTCAAAATGGGTAACAGCAACAGTCCCTATCAGCCTGATCACCTATGCTAAAAGTTATGCACTCGGCCGCCGATTCAGCAACTTCAAATTCCCAGTGGGAGGACTTAATCCAGCTTCCAGCCCCAAACTCTGTTCAATGGGACAATATCAAAACCCAGTTAGACTTAGTGCTATTGGCGCTAGAAACCTTAACTGGCATTGGTTCCGAGGCTATGCTCTCGGCGGCGATAAATCTGAATTTAGAGTCAAGAGTGCCAGACCGCGTAGCTTTGTGGCGATTGCGCCAATCAAATCCCCTACGCAAAGGACAAGGCGGGCGCAAAAAGCTCGATGTAGAAGAAGCGCGATCGCTGGTTTTAATTACCTGCTACCTCGCTAAACAACAGCAAGAATTAATTCGTCGTGCTGTTAGTCTACTCGAACAAATGGCGGAAAATAACCAAGAACCTCACCAAACTGCTTTACTTGGAGATTATATTGATGCTTTCTGCAACACCTACCAAGAGCGCATGGAAGAGGACGAGCAAATCTCCACAGATTTACTCACCCGCTTGGCACTAAAACTACTCGTAGACTTATTGTTTTACAGTGCCACTGGTGGACACCGCCGTCTCTGGCTAACACTCATAGACCGTTCGACAAAATTTTAGATTTTAGATTTCAGATTGATCATCACAAAATCGGTCTGGAAAAGTTTACTAAAAAGGAAAATCCTCCTATAACTTTTCACAAAATTCAAAATCCCAAATAGTCTCCCTCGCAGTTTCTGCCATGCCTCTATCAAATTCTGTCATTCGTCGCTACACACCCCCCACTTGCACACTAGAAGTATTGGCGCAAAGCTCACCTTTGTCTCAGTGGATGGGGAAAACTGTCCTCAAGCAGCTAAGTTTTGAGCTGCGTTTTGAAGATCCGCAATTGCCAGAAGAAGACCGGGTTCCAATTCGGGGCGATCGCGATCAACTCGAAGCTTTGTGTGATGCCGTTACCAGCTACGTACAAGAATTCCTGCACCAGACTCCAGATAACTTTTGGGTCAGTTTCTCCGGTCCACAGGATTCCAGTAAAGTCTCTGACGAGTCAGCTTTAGCCGATTTACAACAATTTCCCCTCCCAGGAAACACTAAAACATTAAAGTCTTTTAACTCCCAGATACCAAGCACAAAAATCTACTTAGAACCAAGCAATTATTTAACTCACAACCTATTTCTCGGTTCCCTCGCCAACCAAACATCAGTCCCTGTAATTCGCCTCAGTTTATTGCAGCTGTTTGATTTGGCTACTGCCTTAGATGAATACGCTGCCGATGTCATGGCGTTACCAACTCTTAATCGCACCAGCACAATTTATCCTTGGCCCGCTTGGACATCTGTTGCAGCTGTGCTGGCACTAGGTGTAGGTCTATTACCCGTTACTTGGCAATATGTTAATCAGACCAAACCCAAACAGCAGATAGCTACAAAATCTGCACCTGAATCCACAGATATTGCCATTCAACCCTCACCCTTATTAAACTTTCCCACACCTCAACCCGGACTCACTCCGTCCGATAATTTCCCACCACTACCGGGCGTAGGTGTCGCTCCGCCACTGCCCACTTCTAGCTTGCCTGCGCCAGCACTAACAGCCCCTAATACAGGTTTCTCGACTGCTTCTCAAAAATCTCCCATATCCCGTCTACCGACAACCGCCCTACCATCGCCAGGAAATGTCATAACTATACCTCAAGGGACTAATCCCACCCTTTCCCAGAATTCCAAGTTAGTTACACCTATTACAGGCGGTGGACAGCAAATTGCCATCCAACCCAATCTCAAACCAAACCCCACAGGATCAGTTTCTCTAGCTGAAACTCCTCTCCCTTTAAAGCGGAGTCTACCACCAAGCCTATCTGCGCCTACAGCTAACATCACTCCACCTCTGGCTACTAGCGTCGCACCATCCAACTCACCGCTGCTGGATAG contains these protein-coding regions:
- a CDS encoding GNAT family N-acetyltransferase, whose product is MIKLRTTNPNDIDFILTQENRPEFKDLILCWSREQHSINLNSTEKRYFMIENSLAETVGYAILSGLTSPNRSIELTRIVIAKPGLGYGKCALRIIIKKVFEEYNAHRFWLDVFEHNQRARYVYQSVGFQVEGVLREAIKQGETNLQAGSLPQVMFLHPKADKYFSLVVMSILENEYFT
- a CDS encoding endonuclease MutS2, which translates into the protein MIQSETLELLEWHRLCQHLSTFAATKLGAIASRHLQIPDSQAESIQLLEQTKEVYQLENRLTTSLSFDGIQDIGDALERAELQGILTGDELLAIATTLAGARNLRRVIDNQLDCPILTALVAELRTYPELEQEIHRCIDERGQVTDRASQKLGEIRTDLRRLRSQITQKLQNILQAKSGAVQEQLITQRGDRFVIPVKAPQKDAIPGIVHDTSTSGATLYVEPNSIVPMGNQLRQVIRKEQAEEEAIRRALTEQVAAVKPDLERLLAIVTTLDLATARARYSFWLGANPPRFIHRQDQEIITLRHLRHPLLVWQQQHEQGQPVVPVDLLISPHIRVVTITGPNTGGKTVTLKTLGLAALMAKVGLFIPAREPVEIPWFDQVLADIGDEQSLQQSLSTFSGHIRRISRILNALGHGEEAALRLRSGQGSREQGAGEQNLELRTPDSVLSTQHSALVLLDEVGAGTDPVEGSALAIALLQYLADHAQLAIATTHFGELKALKYEDERFENASVEFDETTLSPTYRLLWGIPGRSNALTIALRLGLKPEVIEHAKTQVGEATDEVNQVIAGLEAQRRRQETKATEAQNVLQQAERLYKEVSAKAEALQEREKALRASQEVAVQQAIAQAKTEIAQVIRRLQQGTPTAQDAQQATNALNQIAQQYQPAPPPKPKAGFMPKVGDRIRISKFGQTAEVLTAPDEDGEFSVRFGIMKMTVTLEDIESLDGQKAEPVVKQKPAPAPVPQPAQPALAIRTSKNTIDLRGKRVADAEFMLDKAISEASGPVWIIHGHGTGKLRQGVHTYLQQHPRVNNYEAAAQVDGGSGVTVAYVQD
- a CDS encoding DUF3038 domain-containing protein; the encoded protein is MLKVMHSAADSATSNSQWEDLIQLPAPNSVQWDNIKTQLDLVLLALETLTGIGSEAMLSAAINLNLESRVPDRVALWRLRQSNPLRKGQGGRKKLDVEEARSLVLITCYLAKQQQELIRRAVSLLEQMAENNQEPHQTALLGDYIDAFCNTYQERMEEDEQISTDLLTRLALKLLVDLLFYSATGGHRRLWLTLIDRSTKF
- a CDS encoding DUF4335 domain-containing protein, coding for MPLSNSVIRRYTPPTCTLEVLAQSSPLSQWMGKTVLKQLSFELRFEDPQLPEEDRVPIRGDRDQLEALCDAVTSYVQEFLHQTPDNFWVSFSGPQDSSKVSDESALADLQQFPLPGNTKTLKSFNSQIPSTKIYLEPSNYLTHNLFLGSLANQTSVPVIRLSLLQLFDLATALDEYAADVMALPTLNRTSTIYPWPAWTSVAAVLALGVGLLPVTWQYVNQTKPKQQIATKSAPESTDIAIQPSPLLNFPTPQPGLTPSDNFPPLPGVGVAPPLPTSSLPAPALTAPNTGFSTASQKSPISRLPTTALPSPGNVITIPQGTNPTLSQNSKLVTPITGGGQQIAIQPNLKPNPTGSVSLAETPLPLKRSLPPSLSAPTANITPPLATSVAPSNSPLLDSQLNPASDASAIATDDNRLVSKLRNASKTAPPPEVATNSTLFDTPLVTEAREYFQKRWQPPAGLTQTLEYSLIVGVDGTIERILPLNKAARDYVDSAGIPNIGKPFVSANRSGKNLRIRAVLSPNGKVQVLPEN